The Enterococcus rotai genome includes a window with the following:
- the ftsY gene encoding signal recognition particle-docking protein FtsY yields MGFFDKIKKAFMNEKETPPAEIKTTEEEVVESVQEEVIPEEQQTTTEILEQVQPDSLETIEEPEKAIEPEIDPLITIDPATQAEELVDPEIIEEQKEELVVQEKYEKGLEKTRKTFGERLNELFANFRSVDEDFFEELEETLIGADVGFDTAIKITESLRQEVKLRNVKKPAAVQNTIIEKMVDLYEAEGIEENNALNIQTNGLTVMLFVGVNGVGKTTSIGKLAHEFKRDGKKVLLAAADTFRAGAIDQLVVWGERAGVEVVRGNAGGDPAAVVFDAVERAKVENADILLVDTAGRLQNKVNLMNELEKIKRVIQRELPDAPHEVLLVVDATTGQNAMSQAKQFKETTDVTGLVLTKLDGTAKGGIVLAIRNELHLPVKLVGLGEGIDDLEPFDANDFAIGLFKGLLKEE; encoded by the coding sequence ATGGGATTTTTCGATAAAATAAAAAAAGCGTTTATGAACGAAAAAGAAACACCGCCTGCTGAAATCAAAACAACAGAGGAAGAGGTTGTTGAATCCGTTCAAGAAGAAGTGATTCCGGAAGAACAACAAACAACAACTGAAATCTTGGAGCAAGTACAACCAGATTCTCTTGAAACAATAGAAGAACCTGAAAAAGCAATAGAGCCTGAAATCGATCCTCTGATTACCATTGATCCAGCTACGCAAGCTGAAGAACTAGTTGATCCTGAAATCATTGAAGAACAAAAAGAAGAGCTCGTTGTTCAAGAAAAGTATGAAAAAGGATTAGAAAAAACACGTAAAACGTTCGGTGAACGCCTGAATGAATTGTTCGCTAATTTCCGTTCAGTAGATGAAGACTTTTTCGAAGAATTAGAAGAAACCTTGATTGGTGCGGATGTAGGCTTTGATACAGCCATAAAAATCACTGAATCTCTACGTCAAGAAGTCAAACTACGTAACGTGAAAAAGCCAGCGGCAGTTCAAAATACAATTATTGAAAAAATGGTTGATTTATACGAAGCAGAAGGCATTGAAGAAAATAACGCGTTGAATATCCAAACAAACGGATTAACTGTCATGCTATTTGTTGGTGTAAATGGTGTTGGAAAGACAACTAGCATCGGGAAATTAGCACATGAGTTTAAACGAGATGGCAAAAAGGTCTTGCTAGCTGCTGCAGATACGTTTAGGGCAGGAGCAATCGATCAATTAGTTGTCTGGGGCGAACGTGCAGGTGTTGAGGTTGTTCGAGGCAATGCAGGAGGAGATCCAGCAGCCGTTGTTTTTGATGCAGTAGAACGTGCTAAAGTTGAAAATGCAGATATCTTGTTAGTAGATACAGCTGGCCGTTTACAAAATAAGGTCAATTTGATGAACGAGTTGGAAAAAATTAAACGTGTAATCCAACGCGAATTGCCAGATGCACCACATGAAGTATTACTTGTAGTGGATGCAACAACAGGCCAAAATGCTATGTCACAAGCCAAACAATTCAAAGAAACGACCGATGTTACTGGCTTAGTTTTAACGAAATTAGATGGTACCGCAAAAGGCGGGATCGTTTTGGCGATCCGTAATGAGCTGCATTTACCAGTGAAATTAGTGGGACTTGGCGAAGGAATCGATGATTTAGAACCATTCGATGCAAATGATTTTGCGATTGGTTTGTTTAAAGGTTTGTTGAAAGAAGAATAA